The Xenopus laevis strain J_2021 chromosome 5L, Xenopus_laevis_v10.1, whole genome shotgun sequence genome has a segment encoding these proteins:
- the arl14.L gene encoding ADP-ribosylation factor-like protein 14 translates to MGLSGSSHSKVKQARILILGLDDAGKSTVLYKFKFKEPFITIPTVGFNVEMIHTEKHLQLTMWDVGGQQKLRSFWCHYFENTDGLVYVVDSNDSKHLNESKKEFQHVLQNELIKNVPVVLLANKQDLPGALNAEEITRKFNMKRYCSDRDWYVQPCCALTGQGLAEGLSKVTEFVKNCMKSKEESLTCSKQNVRLKTSRKV, encoded by the coding sequence ATGGGTTTATCAGGTTCCTCTCACTCCAAGGTAAAGCAAGCACGAATTCTTATACTGGGCTTGGATGATGCCGGAAAATCTACTGTGCTATATAAATTTAAGTTTAAGGAGCCTTTTATAACTATACCAACTGTGGGCTTTAATGTGGAGATGATTCACACAGAGAAGCACTTGCAGTTAACCATGTGGGATGTTGGAGGACAGCAGAAACTCAGATCCTTTTGGTGCCATTACTTTGAAAACACAGATGGACTTGTGTATGTGGTAGACAGTAATGACTCTAAACATCTGAATGAATCCAAGAAAGAGTTTCAACATGTCCTTCAGAATGAGctgattaaaaatgttcctgtggtTCTGCTGGCAAACAAACAGGACCTCCCTGGAGCACTGAATGCTGAGGAGATAACACGGAAGTTTAATATGAAGAGATATTGCTCTGACCGTGACTGGTACGTACAGCCTTGCTGTGCACTCACAGGACAAGGACTGGCAGAGGGACTTAGTAAGGTGACGGAGTTTGTGAAGAACTGTATGAAGTCAAAGGAAGAGTCCTTAACATGTTCTAAGCAGAATGTCCGACTCAAGACGTCCCGGAAAGTCTGA